A part of Jatrophihabitans sp. genomic DNA contains:
- a CDS encoding TerD family protein — MQMGSNIPVDAPAVELTLRWSHAPGAADLDLSALLLRADGKVGADEDFVFYNQRRHPSGAVVHLARSQTGQEFDRIDVQLDQVPADVARVMITASVTGATFGQISGLELSMAAALTGQRLARFRMRANAETAFICGELYRRAGTWKFRAVGQGYRAGLAGIATDFGITVEEAPAPPPPPPPAPTRPPPPAPSAEPTPTPMPPPPPSTRREAPVLDDSAATGQRTGDITSQVRQAFQPPPPQQKSQRRSAERDFGKEAQAIGRILAARGEVPLAIAQDTAFNTRVVVVTDKRTFQIKGGKIRMELAHSQVQLTRLRPLFDGVLVIVESFTANQDFQPADPRRDEHILQAKVATPDLADLIRGQIDRMIGA; from the coding sequence ATGCAGATGGGCAGCAACATCCCGGTGGACGCCCCCGCCGTGGAGCTGACGTTGCGCTGGTCGCACGCCCCAGGGGCGGCCGATCTGGACCTCTCCGCTCTGCTGCTGCGGGCCGATGGCAAGGTCGGCGCAGATGAAGACTTCGTCTTCTACAACCAGCGCCGGCATCCGTCCGGCGCCGTGGTGCACCTTGCCAGGTCGCAGACGGGCCAGGAGTTCGACCGGATCGACGTCCAGCTGGACCAGGTGCCTGCCGATGTCGCCCGGGTCATGATCACCGCTTCAGTCACCGGGGCGACCTTCGGGCAGATCTCTGGTCTGGAGCTGTCCATGGCCGCTGCGCTGACTGGTCAGCGCTTGGCGCGCTTTCGGATGCGGGCAAACGCCGAGACCGCCTTCATCTGCGGCGAGCTCTACCGCCGAGCCGGCACGTGGAAGTTCCGTGCGGTGGGCCAGGGATACCGGGCAGGCCTGGCCGGGATAGCGACCGATTTCGGCATCACCGTCGAGGAGGCGCCCGCGCCGCCACCCCCACCGCCCCCGGCGCCCACGCGGCCACCGCCGCCCGCGCCGTCGGCTGAGCCGACGCCGACGCCGATGCCGCCGCCTCCTCCGTCGACGCGGCGCGAGGCGCCAGTGCTCGATGACTCCGCAGCCACCGGCCAGCGGACCGGGGACATCACCAGTCAGGTGCGGCAGGCGTTCCAGCCGCCTCCGCCGCAGCAGAAGTCGCAGCGACGATCAGCTGAGCGCGACTTCGGCAAGGAGGCCCAGGCGATCGGCAGAATCCTGGCGGCCCGTGGAGAAGTTCCTCTGGCCATCGCTCAGGACACCGCCTTCAACACCCGCGTCGTGGTCGTCACCGACAAGAGGACGTTCCAGATAAAGGGCGGAAAGATCCGCATGGAGCTGGCGCACAGCCAGGTGCAGCTCACGCGGCTTCGCCCTCTCTTCGACGGTGTTCTCGTGATCGTCGAATCCTTTACGGCCAATCAGGATTTCCAGCCGGCCGACCCTCGACGCGACGAGCACATCCTGCAGGCGAAGGTGGCTACGCCAGACCTCGCGGACCTCATCCGCGGTCAGATCGACCGCATGATCGGCGCCTGA
- a CDS encoding hydantoinase/oxoprolinase family protein, which translates to MSGQRSIRVGIDTGGTFTDVVAFDEESGELVSTKVASTPADPAQGFLAGIDKVLDILGIPREQASRALSAVCHGTTVATNQLLEGKVGVLGFIASEGYEFILEIARQSVPDGYGNSYFWVKPERIVPADRVKTVGGRLDHTGVEVRPFDEAGAVEIARWFKGKGIDTIGVCLLHSYADPAHEQRMRDILAAEHPAAVVSISSEVLREYREYERSMTTLVDAAVKPKVAGYVGAIKRRLDALTDGREVPFYVMKSNGGVLSAAEVVHQPITTVLSGPAAGALGAAMIARNAGFAQVLTCDGGGTSTDVSVVLDGEPTLTTEGAVGAYPSKIPMIDVVTVGAGGGSIAWISPEGALKVGPKSAGADPGPLCYGAGGADVTITDAHLVLGRIPPHLLGGEIPLDTAAAQAGLTKLAAELGLELAACANGVLEISAWNQANALRQITVQRGLDVREFTLTTFGGSGSLLLCRLIDILNLRGVLVPPDPGNVSAFGLLTVDVKNDYVQTAVAKHAELDPAEVSASFAALTGQAAAALEREGFAQPQHRFLRSADLRYFGQAFEVRVPVEEGELTDQALAGVAAAFHDAHRGLYGYDFRGQASQQVEWVNLRVSGIGPIRRPELRRHAAPAGDVERARTGTRDVCFDGRDYLPTPLYWRADLGPGDVLAGPAVIEEFGSTVPLHPGFSARLDDYANLLITREATASEHRGAVSAERPSERGAGTEPTA; encoded by the coding sequence ATGTCTGGGCAGCGGAGTATCCGGGTCGGCATCGACACCGGAGGCACGTTCACCGACGTGGTGGCCTTCGACGAGGAGTCCGGCGAGCTGGTCAGCACCAAGGTCGCCTCCACCCCGGCCGATCCGGCGCAGGGCTTTCTGGCCGGCATCGACAAGGTGCTCGACATCCTCGGCATCCCGCGTGAGCAGGCCAGCCGAGCGCTCAGCGCGGTCTGCCATGGCACCACGGTGGCCACCAACCAACTGCTCGAAGGCAAGGTGGGGGTGCTCGGCTTCATCGCCTCCGAGGGTTATGAGTTCATTCTCGAGATCGCCCGGCAGTCGGTGCCCGACGGCTACGGCAACAGTTACTTCTGGGTCAAGCCCGAGCGGATCGTCCCGGCCGACCGGGTCAAGACCGTCGGCGGCCGGCTCGACCACACCGGCGTGGAGGTCCGGCCCTTCGATGAGGCCGGCGCGGTCGAGATCGCCCGATGGTTCAAAGGCAAAGGCATCGACACGATCGGGGTCTGCCTCCTGCACTCCTACGCTGACCCCGCGCACGAGCAGCGGATGCGCGACATCCTCGCCGCCGAGCACCCCGCCGCCGTCGTCTCGATCTCCTCAGAGGTGCTGCGTGAGTACCGGGAGTACGAGCGGTCGATGACCACGCTGGTGGACGCGGCGGTCAAGCCTAAGGTGGCCGGTTATGTCGGCGCCATCAAGCGGCGCCTGGACGCCCTCACCGACGGGCGTGAAGTCCCGTTCTACGTCATGAAGTCCAACGGCGGGGTGTTGTCGGCGGCCGAGGTGGTGCACCAGCCCATCACCACGGTGCTGTCCGGCCCGGCCGCCGGCGCGCTGGGCGCGGCGATGATCGCCCGCAACGCCGGCTTCGCCCAGGTGCTCACCTGTGACGGCGGCGGCACCTCGACCGACGTCTCGGTGGTGCTGGACGGCGAGCCGACCCTGACCACCGAGGGCGCCGTGGGCGCCTACCCGTCCAAGATCCCGATGATCGATGTGGTGACGGTCGGCGCCGGCGGCGGCTCGATCGCCTGGATCTCACCGGAGGGCGCGCTGAAGGTCGGCCCGAAGTCGGCCGGCGCCGATCCGGGCCCGCTGTGCTACGGCGCCGGGGGCGCCGACGTCACCATCACCGACGCGCATCTGGTGCTGGGCCGGATACCGCCGCACCTGCTGGGCGGCGAGATCCCGCTCGACACCGCTGCCGCCCAGGCCGGGCTCACCAAGCTGGCCGCCGAGCTGGGGCTGGAGCTGGCGGCCTGCGCCAACGGGGTCCTGGAGATCTCGGCCTGGAACCAGGCCAACGCGCTGCGGCAGATCACCGTCCAGCGAGGGTTGGACGTCCGCGAGTTCACCCTGACCACCTTCGGCGGGTCCGGCTCGCTGCTGCTCTGCCGGCTGATCGACATCCTCAACCTGCGCGGTGTGCTGGTGCCACCTGATCCGGGCAACGTCTCGGCGTTCGGGCTGCTCACCGTGGACGTCAAGAACGACTACGTGCAGACCGCGGTCGCCAAGCACGCCGAGCTCGACCCGGCCGAGGTCAGCGCCAGCTTCGCCGCGCTCACCGGCCAGGCCGCCGCCGCGCTGGAGCGTGAGGGCTTCGCCCAGCCGCAGCACCGGTTCCTCCGCTCGGCCGACCTGCGCTACTTCGGCCAGGCCTTCGAGGTCCGGGTTCCGGTGGAAGAGGGCGAGCTGACCGACCAGGCGCTGGCAGGCGTCGCGGCGGCCTTCCACGACGCGCACCGCGGCCTGTACGGCTATGACTTCCGTGGACAGGCCAGCCAGCAGGTGGAGTGGGTCAACCTGCGGGTCTCAGGCATCGGGCCGATCCGGCGTCCCGAGCTGCGCCGGCACGCCGCGCCGGCCGGCGACGTCGAGCGGGCCCGCACCGGCACCCGCGACGTCTGCTTCGACGGACGGGACTACCTGCCGACGCCGCTGTACTGGCGCGCGGACCTCGGGCCCGGCGACGTGCTGGCCGGTCCGGCGGTGATCGAGGAGTTCGGCTCGACGGTGCCCCTGCATCCTGGGTTCAGCGCCAGGCTGGACGACTACGCCAACCTGCTGATCACCCGCGAGGCGACAGCGAGTGAGCATCGCGGGGCCGTCAGCGCCGAGCGGCCGAGCGAGCGCGGAGCTGGCACGGAGCCGACCGCATGA
- a CDS encoding hydantoinase B/oxoprolinase family protein: protein MSAAGTNAASVSSAVPAADSLTADRGATVDPIVLEIVQGSLAAVEQEVETAIGRTSRSPMIRDAHDFRAGIHDRLLRKLTGRSYSALVHPIARDFPLAQMRPGDVFFHNDVYLSEGGIGHLPDLCVTVPVFVQGETGPEVVAFVQAFGHHDDIGGAVPGSMPSSATSVFEEGLMVPPIKLWDAGVPNRAALAIMTRNSRMPDSLAADLDAECSACLMGSRRLSELFERYGRDTVEACFDQIVDRTTETYRREILTKIPVGSWTWEDYAEHDGVEPPKLHTQRITLTRTGAQDSGGERLILDFNGTAPQAKGPINHCGDYADGNFLKKWLAPVLRNLADSPERMAELDVNEGVVPLIEMRFPPPGTLLTPVFPAPTNARTFVILRLLGVLAGVLAKAVDGRMPADQETIRYTGVYGEDFDGQPYLMREVLGGGSGGRYYADGEDTIHVVPDSRNLPTEFTEARFPFLVERLGLAVDSGGPGEFRGGLGYDKHIRMLKDGHFMSIADRSILACWGVKGGKAGQPFSVLIDPGGPNERVVDALADAEPVRAGEVIRIRTTGGGGWGDPLRRAPEAVLRDVQWGKVSAAAARTDYGVVLTGADGELEDLAVDAAATTELRAQLAAARPADPPFFDRGPGYATLSGGAQSSAYDHLAPGTV from the coding sequence ATGAGCGCAGCAGGCACGAACGCGGCGAGCGTCAGCTCGGCTGTGCCAGCCGCCGACTCGCTGACCGCTGACCGCGGCGCGACGGTGGACCCGATCGTCCTGGAGATCGTGCAGGGCAGCCTGGCCGCAGTCGAGCAGGAGGTCGAGACGGCCATCGGGCGCACCTCGCGCTCGCCGATGATCCGCGACGCGCACGACTTCCGGGCCGGCATCCATGACCGGTTGCTGCGCAAGCTGACCGGGCGCAGTTACTCCGCGCTGGTGCACCCGATCGCCAGGGACTTCCCGCTTGCCCAGATGCGCCCGGGTGACGTGTTCTTCCACAACGACGTCTACCTATCCGAAGGCGGCATCGGCCACCTGCCCGACCTGTGCGTGACGGTTCCGGTGTTCGTGCAAGGCGAAACGGGGCCCGAGGTGGTGGCGTTCGTGCAGGCATTCGGTCACCACGACGACATCGGCGGCGCGGTTCCCGGGTCGATGCCCAGCTCTGCCACCAGTGTCTTCGAAGAGGGCTTGATGGTGCCGCCGATCAAGCTCTGGGACGCAGGCGTGCCCAACCGCGCCGCGCTGGCCATCATGACCCGCAACTCGCGGATGCCGGACTCGCTGGCGGCCGACCTGGACGCCGAGTGCTCGGCGTGCCTGATGGGCTCGCGCCGGCTGTCGGAGCTGTTCGAGCGTTATGGCCGCGACACCGTCGAGGCGTGCTTCGACCAGATCGTCGACCGCACCACCGAGACCTACCGGCGCGAGATCCTCACCAAGATCCCGGTCGGCAGCTGGACCTGGGAGGACTACGCCGAGCATGACGGCGTGGAGCCGCCGAAGCTGCACACCCAGCGCATCACGCTCACCCGGACCGGCGCGCAAGACTCCGGCGGGGAAAGGCTGATCCTGGACTTCAACGGCACCGCGCCGCAGGCCAAGGGCCCGATCAACCACTGCGGCGACTACGCCGACGGCAACTTCTTGAAGAAGTGGTTGGCGCCGGTGCTGCGCAATCTCGCCGACAGCCCCGAGCGGATGGCCGAGCTCGACGTCAACGAGGGGGTGGTGCCGCTGATCGAGATGCGGTTCCCGCCTCCGGGCACGCTGCTCACCCCGGTGTTCCCGGCGCCGACGAACGCCCGGACGTTCGTCATCCTGCGGCTGCTGGGAGTGCTGGCCGGGGTGCTGGCCAAGGCGGTCGACGGCCGGATGCCGGCCGACCAGGAGACGATCCGCTACACCGGGGTCTACGGCGAGGACTTCGACGGCCAGCCCTACCTGATGCGCGAGGTGCTCGGCGGCGGTTCGGGCGGGCGGTACTACGCCGACGGCGAAGACACGATCCATGTGGTGCCGGACTCGCGCAACCTGCCGACCGAGTTCACCGAAGCCCGATTCCCTTTCCTGGTCGAGCGACTGGGCTTGGCGGTGGACTCCGGCGGCCCGGGTGAGTTCCGCGGCGGCCTCGGCTACGACAAGCACATCCGGATGCTCAAGGACGGCCATTTCATGTCGATCGCGGACCGGTCGATCCTGGCCTGCTGGGGAGTCAAGGGCGGCAAGGCCGGTCAGCCGTTCTCGGTCCTGATCGACCCTGGCGGCCCCAACGAGCGGGTGGTGGACGCCCTGGCCGACGCCGAGCCGGTCCGCGCCGGTGAGGTGATCCGCATCCGCACCACCGGCGGCGGCGGATGGGGCGATCCGCTGCGGCGGGCGCCCGAGGCGGTGCTGCGTGACGTCCAGTGGGGCAAGGTCTCGGCAGCGGCGGCCCGGACGGATTACGGCGTGGTGCTGACCGGCGCGGACGGCGAGCTGGAGGATCTCGCCGTCGACGCCGCAGCCACCACCGAGCTGCGGGCTCAGCTGGCCGCGGCCAGGCCGGCCGACCCGCCGTTCTTCGACCGAGGTCCCGGCTACGCCACGCTGTCCGGCGGCGCGCAGTCCTCGGCCTATGACCACCTGGCTCCTGGAACCGTCTGA
- a CDS encoding TfoX/Sxy family protein: MAYDEDLADRLRQEVQGEHGVSEKHMFGGLAFLVNGNLAVSVSSKGGLLLRVDPAETEALLRQPPGGSGRGRRR, translated from the coding sequence GTGGCCTACGACGAGGACCTGGCCGACCGCCTCCGGCAGGAGGTCCAAGGCGAGCATGGCGTGTCCGAGAAGCACATGTTCGGCGGCCTGGCGTTCCTGGTCAACGGCAATCTCGCCGTCAGCGTCAGCAGCAAGGGCGGCCTATTGCTTCGGGTAGACCCGGCAGAGACCGAAGCCCTCCTGCGGCAGCCGCCAGGCGGCTCCGGGCGCGGCAGGCGGCGCTAG
- a CDS encoding TerD family protein, translating to MTNMSMGSNIAVGAAAVRATLTWAGGPVDLDASALLLTQAGKVRSDADFVFYNQPQHAASAIRHVGKAPGADTLEIRLSGIETVIDRIVLAASADGGTFGQVPQFALRLSDADTGAELAVFAMTATSETAFIGGELYRRNGQWKFRAIGQGYSSGLAGLATDFGITVDDQPTPVAAPPTPVASAAPAAPTRPAAPPTPPAPPPAAAVPVNLDKGRVDLRKNQRVSLVKTGAPPLSSVVMGLGWDPAPGRRNIDLDASVIAFDSQFQALEMVWFSHKKAFGGAIKHSGDNLTGQGAGDDEQIKINLGKLPSTVTHLMFTINSFLGQKFTEIERAFCRLVEERTNTELVRFDLSDSQPNTGVLMVALSRTPTGVWDMQALGEFCDGKTVRAMVDPATAALRRL from the coding sequence ATGACGAACATGAGCATGGGCTCCAACATCGCGGTCGGCGCCGCCGCTGTCCGCGCGACGCTCACCTGGGCTGGCGGCCCGGTCGACCTTGACGCCTCGGCGCTGCTGTTGACCCAAGCGGGCAAGGTCCGCTCCGACGCCGATTTCGTCTTCTACAACCAGCCGCAGCACGCCGCGTCCGCGATTCGGCACGTCGGAAAGGCGCCCGGCGCCGACACCCTGGAGATCCGGTTGTCCGGCATCGAGACCGTCATCGACCGGATCGTCCTGGCCGCCTCCGCCGACGGCGGCACATTCGGGCAAGTCCCGCAGTTCGCGCTACGGCTCAGTGACGCCGACACGGGCGCCGAGCTGGCCGTGTTCGCCATGACCGCCACCTCCGAGACCGCGTTCATCGGCGGTGAGCTGTACCGCCGCAACGGGCAGTGGAAGTTCCGGGCGATCGGGCAGGGTTACTCCAGCGGCCTCGCCGGCCTGGCCACCGATTTCGGCATCACGGTCGACGACCAGCCCACACCGGTCGCGGCGCCACCCACGCCTGTCGCGTCCGCAGCGCCAGCAGCGCCAACCAGGCCTGCGGCCCCGCCTACGCCCCCCGCGCCGCCGCCGGCCGCTGCCGTCCCGGTCAACCTCGACAAGGGCAGGGTCGACCTTCGCAAGAATCAGCGCGTCAGCCTCGTCAAGACCGGCGCGCCGCCGCTGAGCTCGGTCGTCATGGGCTTGGGCTGGGACCCGGCGCCCGGGCGGCGCAACATCGACCTCGACGCCTCCGTCATCGCGTTCGACTCGCAGTTCCAGGCGCTGGAGATGGTGTGGTTCAGCCACAAGAAGGCCTTCGGCGGCGCGATAAAGCACTCCGGCGACAACCTCACCGGCCAGGGCGCAGGCGACGATGAGCAGATCAAGATCAACCTAGGCAAGTTGCCGTCGACGGTGACGCACCTGATGTTCACCATCAACTCTTTCCTCGGGCAGAAGTTCACCGAGATCGAGCGGGCCTTCTGCCGCCTGGTCGAGGAGCGGACCAACACCGAACTGGTCCGCTTCGACCTGTCCGACTCCCAGCCGAACACCGGCGTGTTGATGGTGGCGTTGTCACGCACACCGACAGGCGTCTGGGACATGCAGGCGTTGGGTGAATTCTGTGACGGCAAGACAGTGCGCGCCATGGTGGACCCAGCCACAGCGGCGCTACGACGCCTGTGA